A part of Perca fluviatilis chromosome 15, GENO_Pfluv_1.0, whole genome shotgun sequence genomic DNA contains:
- the LOC120575438 gene encoding immunoglobulin lambda-1 light chain-like isoform X1 yields MLGTLCTLITALTYVDAVIVLTQTPPVHTVSTGQEVVLKCNIQRYDGNRISWYKQVPDAAPQYVLGFHYSGSSPSFGSGFSSDRFNSKSSSNIDYQFIIKQAETGDSAQYYCQTWDDSASAAVFGQGTKLIVTSSSLPRPVLTVFPPSSAELQSNKASLVCLSSQSGPFADVSWLAAGSPVSTGISTSTAVQQPDKTFQISSYLAVQTSDWNRGQVYTCRVSLGSQTSEKNIRKSDCPTEEQ; encoded by the exons ATGCTGGGGACCCTCTGCACTCTCATCACTGCTCTAACAT ATGTTGATGCAGTGATAGTGCTGACCCAGACGCCTCCTGTCCACACAGTTTCTACAGGACAAGAGGTTGTTCTCAAATGCAACATTCAGAGATATGATGGAAATAGGATCAGTTGGTATAAACAGGTTCCTGATGCAGCTCCTCAGTATGTTCTCGGATTTCACTATTCTGGCAGTTCCCCCAGCTTTGGATCAGGATTCTCCTCAGACCGATTCAACTCTAAATCCTCATCAAACATAGATTATCAGTTTATCATAAAGCAGGCAGAGACAGGAGACTCTGCTCAGTATTACTGTCAGACATGGGATGATTCTGCTTCTGCAGCT GTATTCGGACAAGGCACCAAGCTGATTGTGACAA gctCCAGCCTCCCTCGTCCTGTCCTGACAGTCTTCCCTCCGTCCAGTGCTGAGCTCCAGTCCAACAAAGCCTCtctggtctgtctgtccagTCAGTCTGGGCCTTTTGCAGATGTGAGCTGGCTGGCTGCTGGGAGTCCAGTGAGCACTGGGATCTCTACCAGCACCGCTGTTCAGCAACCAGACAAGACTTTCCAAATCAGCAGCTATCTGGCCGTCCAGACGTCAGACTGGAACAGGGGTCAGGTTTACACATGTAGAGTGTCTTTGGGCTCCCAGACTTCAGAGAAAAACATCCGCAAGTCAGACTGTCCCACTGAAGAACAGTAG
- the LOC120573849 gene encoding immunoglobulin lambda-1 light chain-like isoform X1 produces the protein MLGTLCTLITALTYVDAVIVLTQTPPVHTVSTGQEVVLKCNIQRDVGNYVSWYKQVPGAAPQYVLRFYHSHSSPSFGSGFSSDRFNSKSSSNIDYQFIIKQAETGDSAQYYCLTWDGSASAAVFGQGTKLIVTSSSLPRPVLTVFPPSSAELQSNKASLVCLSSQSGPFADVSWLAAGSPVSTGISTSTAVQQPDKTFQISSYLAVQTSDWNSGQVYTCRVSLGSQTSEENIRKSDCPTEEQ, from the exons ATGCTGGGGACCCTCTGCACTCTCATCACTGCTCTAACAT ATGTTGATGCAGTGATAGTGCTGACCCAGACGCCTCCTGTCCACACAGTTTCTACAGGACAAGAGGTTGTTCTCAAATGCAACATTCAGAGAGATGTTGGAAATTATGTCAGTTGGTATAAACAGGTTCCTGGTGCAGCTCCTCAGTATGTTCTCAGATTTTACCATTCTCACAGTTCCCCCAGCTTTGGATCAGGATTCTCCTCAGACCGATTCAACTCTAAATCATCATCAAACATAGATTATCAGTTTATCATAAAGCAGGCAGAGACAGGAGACTCTGCTCAGTATTACTGTCTGACATGGGATGGCTCTGCTTCTGCAGCT GTATTCGGACAAGGCACCAAGCTGATTGTGACAA gctCCAGTCTCCCTCGTCCTGTCCTGACAGTCTTCCCTCCGTCCAGTGCTGAGCTCCAGTCCAACAAAGCCTCtctggtctgtctgtccagTCAGTCTGGGCCTTTTGCAGATGTGAGCTGGTTGGCTGCTGGGAGTCCAGTGAGCACTGGGATCTCTACCAGCACCGCTGTTCAGCAACCAGACAAGACTTTCCAAATCAGCAGCTATCTGGCCGTCCAGACGTCAGACTGGAACAGCGGTCAGGTTTACACATGTAGAGTGTCTTTGGGCTCCCAgacttcagaggaaaacatccGCAAGTCAGACTGTCCCACTGAAGAACAGTAG
- the LOC120573849 gene encoding immunoglobulin lambda-1 light chain-like isoform X2: protein MLGTLCTLITALTCVSGVTVVTQKPPVVTVRKGETATMDCNLGTVTGSAARWYKQIPGGVPQFMLYFHHSHSSPTYGSGFSSPKFTSNHQSTSDYHLIISNVEEGDSAVYYCQTWDDSAKEDVFGQGTKLIVTSSSLPRPVLTVFPPSSAELQSNKASLVCLSSQSGPFADVSWLAAGSPVSTGISTSTAVQQPDKTFQISSYLAVQTSDWNSGQVYTCRVSLGSQTSEENIRKSDCPTEEQ, encoded by the exons ATGCTGGGGACCCTCTGCACTCTCATCACTGCTCTAACAT GTGTGAGTGGTGTGACCGTGGTGACACAGAAGCCTCCTGTTGTCACGGTGAGGAAAGGAGAGACAGCCACCATGGACTGTAACCTGGGGACTGTTACAGGCAGTGCTGCTCGCTGGTATAAACAGATTCCAGGAGGAGTTCCTCAGTTTATGTTGTATTTTCATCACAGCCATAGCTCTCCAACGTATGGCTCTGGTTTCTCCTCTCCAAAGTTTACATCTAATCATCAGTCAACTTCAGATTACCATTTGATCATCAGCAATGTGGAGGAGGGAGACTCAGCAGTCTATTACTGTCAAACATGGGATGACTCTGCTAAGGAGGAC GTATTCGGACAAGGCACCAAGCTGATTGTGACAA gctCCAGTCTCCCTCGTCCTGTCCTGACAGTCTTCCCTCCGTCCAGTGCTGAGCTCCAGTCCAACAAAGCCTCtctggtctgtctgtccagTCAGTCTGGGCCTTTTGCAGATGTGAGCTGGTTGGCTGCTGGGAGTCCAGTGAGCACTGGGATCTCTACCAGCACCGCTGTTCAGCAACCAGACAAGACTTTCCAAATCAGCAGCTATCTGGCCGTCCAGACGTCAGACTGGAACAGCGGTCAGGTTTACACATGTAGAGTGTCTTTGGGCTCCCAgacttcagaggaaaacatccGCAAGTCAGACTGTCCCACTGAAGAACAGTAG
- the LOC120575438 gene encoding immunoglobulin lambda-1 light chain-like isoform X2, whose protein sequence is MLGTLCTLITALTCVSGVTVVTQKPPVVTVRKGETATMDCNLGTVTGSAARWYKQIPGGVPQFVLYFIHSSSSPTYGSGFSSPKFTSNHQSTSDYRLTITNVEEGDSAVYYCKTWDSSVSEYVFGQGTKLIVTSSSLPRPVLTVFPPSSAELQSNKASLVCLSSQSGPFADVSWLAAGSPVSTGISTSTAVQQPDKTFQISSYLAVQTSDWNRGQVYTCRVSLGSQTSEKNIRKSDCPTEEQ, encoded by the exons ATGCTGGGGACCCTCTGCACTCTCATCACTGCTCTAACAT GTGTGAGTGGTGTGACCGTGGTGACACAGAAGCCTCCTGTTGTCACGGTGAGGAAAGGAGAGACAGCCACCATGGACTGTAACCTGGGGACTGTTACAGGCAGTGCTGCTCGCTGGTATAAACAGATTCCAGGAGGAGTTCCTCAGTTTGTACTATATTTTATACACAGCTCTAGCTCTCCAACCTATGGCTCTGGTTTCTCCTCTCCCAAATTCACATCTAATCATCAGTCAACATCAGATTACCGTTTGACCATCACCAATGTGGAGGAGGGAGACTCAGCAGTCTATTACTGTAAAACATGGGACAGCTCTGTTAGCGAGTAC GTATTCGGACAAGGCACCAAGCTGATTGTGACAA gctCCAGCCTCCCTCGTCCTGTCCTGACAGTCTTCCCTCCGTCCAGTGCTGAGCTCCAGTCCAACAAAGCCTCtctggtctgtctgtccagTCAGTCTGGGCCTTTTGCAGATGTGAGCTGGCTGGCTGCTGGGAGTCCAGTGAGCACTGGGATCTCTACCAGCACCGCTGTTCAGCAACCAGACAAGACTTTCCAAATCAGCAGCTATCTGGCCGTCCAGACGTCAGACTGGAACAGGGGTCAGGTTTACACATGTAGAGTGTCTTTGGGCTCCCAGACTTCAGAGAAAAACATCCGCAAGTCAGACTGTCCCACTGAAGAACAGTAG
- the LOC120575438 gene encoding immunoglobulin lambda-1 light chain-like isoform X3 yields MLGTLCTLITALTCVSGVTVVTQKPPVVTVRKGETATMDCNLGTVTGSGVRWYKQIPGGAPQYVLRFYHGWSSLNYGSGFSSPKFTSNHQSTSDYRLIITSVEEGDSAVYYCQTWDSSANENVFGQGTKLIVTSSSLPRPVLTVFPPSSAELQSNKASLVCLSSQSGPFADVSWLAAGSPVSTGISTSTAVQQPDKTFQISSYLAVQTSDWNRGQVYTCRVSLGSQTSEKNIRKSDCPTEEQ; encoded by the exons ATGCTGGGGACCCTCTGCACTCTCATCACTGCTCTAACAT GTGTGAGTGGTGTGACCGTGGTGACACAGAAGCCTCCTGTTGTCACGGTGAGGAAAGGAGAGACAGCCACCATGGACTGTAACCTGGGGACTGTTACAGGCAGTGGTGTTCGCTGGTATAAACAGATTCCAGGAGGAGCTCCTCAGTATGTACTGAGGTTTTATCACGGCTGGAGCTCTCTAAACTATGGCTCTGGTTTCTCCTCTCCAAAGTTCACATCTAATCATCAGTCAACATCAGATTATCGTCTGATCATCACCAGTGTGGAGGAGGGAGACTCAGCAGTTTATTACTGTCAAACATGGGACAGCTCTGCTAATGAGAAC GTATTCGGACAAGGCACCAAGCTGATTGTGACAA gctCCAGCCTCCCTCGTCCTGTCCTGACAGTCTTCCCTCCGTCCAGTGCTGAGCTCCAGTCCAACAAAGCCTCtctggtctgtctgtccagTCAGTCTGGGCCTTTTGCAGATGTGAGCTGGCTGGCTGCTGGGAGTCCAGTGAGCACTGGGATCTCTACCAGCACCGCTGTTCAGCAACCAGACAAGACTTTCCAAATCAGCAGCTATCTGGCCGTCCAGACGTCAGACTGGAACAGGGGTCAGGTTTACACATGTAGAGTGTCTTTGGGCTCCCAGACTTCAGAGAAAAACATCCGCAAGTCAGACTGTCCCACTGAAGAACAGTAG